The window tccaacaaactagacaacctggaggaaatggacatattcctagaaaaatacaacattccagaACTCAATccagaagattctaaaaatctcaataagccaataactatggaagaaattgaagcagtcatcaaaaagctcccagcaaacaaaaacctgaggccagacggcttcacaggggagttttaccaaacattcaaggaagaactaaaacctatcctcctcaaacttttccaaagcattcaagagaaaggaacacttcccagctcattctatgaagccattatcaccctaataccaaaccaGAAAAAAGACatcacaatgaaagagaattataggtcaatatccctcatgaacatagatgccaaaatactcaacaaaattctagcaaatcggattcagcaatatatcagaaagatcatacaccatgaccaagtaggatttatcctggggatgcaaggatggtacaatatccacaaatcaataaacgtgatacatcacataaaaaaattgagagataaatatcacatagtcatatcaattgacgtagaaaaagcatttgacaaaatccaacaccctttcttgataaaaactctcagcaacgtaggaatagaaggatcatacctcaacataataaaagccatatatgacaaacccataaccaacatcatactcaatggtaataaactaaaaccatttcccctaagaaaaggaacaagatagggatgccccctttcaccactcctgttcaacatagtactggaagtactagccattgcgatcagacaagaaaaagaaataaaagtcattcaaattgggaaagaagtaaaactgtccttatttgaagatgacatgatactgtacataaaaaatcctaaagactccatcaaaaaattattagacttaataaatgaattcggcaatgtagtaggatacaaaattaaccccaagaaatctgaggcatttctttacaccaatagtgaacttacagaaagtgagactaaaaaagcaatcccatttaccatcgcaccaaaaatattaagatacctaggaataaacttaactaaggaggtaaaagacttatatgcgaaaaactacaggacactgaaaaaagagataaaggaagacataaacagatggaagaacataccgtgttcatagattggtagaatcaacatcattaaaatgtccatactacccaaagcaatctatagattcaatgcaatccccattaaaataccaagggcatatttcacagatctagaatgaatgttccaaaaattcatctgcaataaaaaaaaacctcgaatagttgcagcaatccttagaaagaagaacaaagtaagtgggatctcaataccagatatcaagctgtattacaaagccactgttctcaaaactgcttggtactggcacaagaacagacatatagatcaatggaatagaatagagagcccagaaattgacctgaaccaatatgctcaattaatatttcacaaaggaggcaagaacatacaatggagtcaagatagtctcttcaataaatagtgttgggaaaattggacagatacatgcaaaataattaaactagaccacaaactcacaccatacacaaaaataaactcaaaatggataaaagacttaaacgtaagacgggaaaccataaaaatacaagaggaatccacaggcagtgaaatcacaaacatatgccaaaggaatttcttctatgatactgctcctagggcaatggaaactaaagagaaaataaacaaatgggactacatcaaaataagaaccttttgcacagcaaaggaaaccatcaacaaaacaagaaagcccagtgcatgggagaacatatttgccaatgataccactgataagggtttaatctccaacatttacagggaactcatacaacttaacaaaaggaaaataaacaatccaatcaaaaaatgggcaaaggacctaaatagacacttctcgaaagaggacatacagaaggctgaaagaaataagaaaccatgctcaaagtcactaattataagagagatgcaaatcaaaacgacaatgcggtgtcatctcacacctgtcagaatggctatcatcaacaaatcaacaaacaacaagtgttggagaggatgtggagaaaaaggaacccttctgcactgctggtgggaatgcagactggtgcagccactgtggagaacagtatggagtttcctcaaaaaactaaaaatggaactcccatttgacccagtgatcccacttctaggaatatatcccaagaatccagaaatgccaatcagaaaggatatatgcacctctatgttcatagcagcacaattcaccatagctaagatctggaaatagcctaagtgcccatcagcagatgagtggattaaaaaactgtggcatatctacacaatggaatactatactgtgctaaaaaagaaggaattcttgccatttgcaacagcatggatagaactggatagcattatgttaagtgaaatttGCCAGTCAGAGAacgataaataccatatgatctcactcatttgtggaatatagagaacaacatagactgatgaacagggacagatccagagacagagaaacaacaatcagactGTCAATCCCCGTAGGGAAAGTAGGCgagggtgtgggtaaggggaagagatcaaccaaaggacttgtatgcatacatataagccaaaccaatggacacagacaacagggggatgagagtatgagaggggggagaggttgggggtcaatgggaggatgaggacacatttttaatacattaaccaataaagaaattaaaggggaaaaagcCTAGGTACGTCACGCTCTTGCGTTACATCATCACAAAATGGGACCACAAGATGACCACCAACATATtgtcacaaaatggccaccacaagatatgtgccacaagatggccagcaggggatggcagttgggtgcgaccaggactgcaggggagggcttttggggggtgggggtggtccagGCCTGAAGGGGACAGCAGTTAGGGAagaccaggctgccaggggagggcagattGAGGtgaccatgcctgcaggggagggcagttggttcaaccaggctggcaggggagggtagttgagaggaagatcaggccagtaggggagggcagttgggagcaccCAGGGCAGTAGGAAAGTGCTATTGagtgtgaccaggcctgcaggggagtgcagtaGAGGGCAATCAgcccagcaagggagcagttaggcatcaatcaggccagcacagGAGAGGTTAGttggcgatcaggctggcaggcaggcaggtgagcagttaagagccagctgtcctggattATAAGGAaatccaactgctggtttagtcccAATCCCAcaaggttggagagggtgcaggccaggctacgGGATACCCCCACCCCatcatctgtgcacaaatttcatgtactagGCTTCTAGTCCCATATAATAGCTACTAGACAAATGTAGTAGCTACATTTAACTAAAATTACATGTAGATTAAttagaattaaagaaaattaacaatTCTGATTACATGGCTAGTAGCTGCAATATTATAGCACATgaccatcatcacagaaagttctcttGGACAGTGTTctgttagaataaataaaatggaggacttcttttaaaatttatttttagttttttaatcctcacccaaggatgtttttccatgaatttgagagagagaaagaaacatcgatgtgagagagacacattaatcagttgcctcctgcatgcaccccaactggggattgcaCCCACAACCTacgtgtgtgccctgaccaggaatcaaacccacaacttttaggtgcatgggacaataatccaaccaactgagccacctggccagggcagaggactttttaaatatttcaaaatattgattttataaatGCTTACCACGGACCAGAACTGATGATAGAGACATAAATGAGAGGTACATTTCCTATCCCAACGGTGCTTAGGGGTAAACACATGCACTCAATAAACACAGGTCTATGGTGCCTACAACAGAGGTTCTCACCCTTGATATATATCCATATCACTCAAGAATCTTGCCAGAGGAGAATTTAATTCAGTTGATCGGGAGCAGAGgttgagagtctgcatttctagcaAACTTCTAGGTGATGCTAAGGACACAGATGTTGTGAGCCAAAAGAGTGTTGAGAGATATCATCAGATTTATAGAGGATGGACAATTTCCTCACCTCATCTACAACAAACATTATCTTTTGGTCTCTATTTGCAGGGCTGGAGACACTGGTGCTCTCCTATGTCGATGCCATCAGTAGCGGGGACCTGCCCTGCATGGAGAACGCAGTCCTGGCTTTGGCAAAAATAGAGAACTCGGCTGCAATAAAAAAGGCCATGGCCCATTATGACCAGCAGATGGCCGAGAAGGTTCACCTGCCCACAGAAACACTCCAAGAGCTCTTGGACCTGCACATGGCCGGTGAGAAAGAAGCCATAGAAGTCTTCATCAAGAATTCCTTCAAGGATGTAAAccatttatttcaaaatgaattagcggtaatttttttcttatgattacATGGATTAGGGTTTCAGAAAGCAAAGTACTGCTAGAAAGTAAAATGGGTATTTATCATGAGAGAAGGAATTCTTCCTAGACTTCAAAATGACAAAAACCACCATTTGTCATTATTATAGTAAGAAGAACCAATTTTATTATGATTGACTTaaagtttgaatattttttttcctttcatgcaTAAACTATACTCTTTcacataatttaattaaatgaatgCAGGTAGCAATCAAAGCTTTTCATCAAGTTACATGCTTGCTGTTATCAGATGATTTAATATTATAGCCAAAAGCAGAGAAGATGCAGTCTTAGTTATCTTGAGCAGGCTTACAATGAGCCACATTTCTTCCATATACAATCGCTGGTCCAATGTGAAAAGCAGAAGTTTCTTTCTGAAGGTGTATTTGTGGGACTAGAGAACCTAGTCCTGACCTATGTCAATGCCATCAGCTGTGGGGACCTGCCCTGCATGGAGAACGCTGTTCTGGCCTCAGCCCAGAAAGAGAACTCGGCTGCAGTGCAAAAGGCCATGGCCCACTATGACCCGCAGATGGGTAACATCAATGATAACATAAAGCTCGCAATCTGCCATGAACTTTACCTCCAAGGAAAAGGGGTCTTCAATAGAAAGACAGGATCTGGAGGAAAGATGTGGTCCTACTGAGGTGCCTGTAAGTTTTTACAGGGTCACAGAATGGTTTTTGAGAAGCCAGGTCAAGCTAACATTTTCTCTGTACTCTTTCTACGTCCTATTTTCACATTAAAGGCCCAGCTAGCAAGAAAGCGAGATGACTTTTGTAAAGAGAATATGAAAGCATCATCGGATCGCTGCTCAGCTTTACTTAAGGATATCTTCCATTCTTTAGAAGAAGACATAGAGCAGGGGGTTTATTCTAAACCAGGAGGATATCATCTCTTAATGCAGACTATGCACGAGCTGAAGAAAAAGTATCTTCAGGAACCCAGGAAGGGAATACAGGTAACCAGCATTTATCTGTCCCTCTGTTGCTCCCCTCAACCCCAAACTTCCCTTCCTCCTGGTCTCCACCTCCTTTCCTTGGATCTGCTCTCTCCATGATGGTTTCATTCCTCACCCCATATGGGACCACAGCGCCAACAGCTCCAAAAGTCGAGCCCTCAGTCAGAGAACAGAGACTCTCAATCTATATTTATATCAATCTCTTCCAAAGGATTCTGCTTCCcacagaaggaaagtaggggagggcgggggtaaggggaagagatcaaccgaaggacttgtatacatgtatataagccaaaccaatggacatggacaacagggggatgggagcatgagtttgtgtgtgggggggaggttgggggttaatggggggtatgaggacacatttgtaataccttaactaataataataattaaaaaaaacacaaaggattCTGCTTCATAAGGTGCCAGACTTGGCCAACCTGGAGCATGTGCTCACCCTGTGACAGGGGCCCCTTGACTAGCACAAGGACCAGGGCCAAGCAAACAATTCCTACAGGAAAAGATGGTGGGCAAATAGGAATAAGCACTTCCTGCGATTTCCTATTACTAATGCCATTTTCTCTGGGTCCTAGAGTGAAGAAGTTCTTCAGACATACCTGAGGTCCAAGGAGTCTGTGACTGATGCTATTCTACAAACAGACCAGACtctcacagaaaaggaaaaggagatcGAAGGTGTGCAGCAAGTCATGAGACAAGATAGCCTCAACagcttttaaagtttaaataatttggcTTGGAGAACCTGGGGTCCTTAAACAAAAGCCAGATGAGCAAAGATGCCTATGACTGGCCAAAGTCAGTCTCAGTGGGGCATAGGCATTCAGCAGCAAcaatgacaggtaagttcacaaagaagaaaaggcaagTTGGTCACCCACATGAATTtgtcttcttcctttcctcctggcAGTGCAACGTGTGAAAGCTGAATCTGCAGGGGCAGCAGCAAAAATGCTGGAGGAAATGCAAAAGAAGAATCAGCAGAtgatggaggagaaagaaaggagttACCAGGAACATGTGAAACAATTGACTGAGAAGGTGGAGAAGGAGAAGGCCCAATTAATGGCAGAGCATGAGAGGGCTCTGTCTCTTAAACTTCAGGTATGTAATGGCATCACCTAGAGGTTTCCCTTTTTCTGTCCACTTTCCCTGACCTGTTTGTGTGGCTGTTAGAACACGAAACCTGGAAGGACCTTGCTTGCCCACTTGTACCTTTCAAtccctgtctgtctgcctgattggAGCCCGCCTATgttgggttatttaaaaaaaaaattatttccctttaTCTCACATCCAGTCCTTCATCAGTACATTCTTCAATCAATGGTAGCTATTATCTTCCAGGCATTGCAAATATGTCTTATCTGTATCTCCTGCCTAATTTTATATGAAGCAATAATTGCTGTGTACCTATACCTTAGGAGAAGAAACAGAGGTTCAGAAAAGATGAGCTTTTATAGGGTCACACAGATTGGTAAGATATATGAACCACCTTCAAACTTAGAGGAATCTACAATCACTGTTTTTCTGTCACACCAGGTATAACAATCACTGTTTTTCAGTCACACCTGGTATGACTTCGGTTCTAAGAGAACCTCTATGAGCAGAAAGATTCCTTGCCTCTCACACCTGTGTCTGCCACTCCTGACTGCTATGCCCTACATCTAGTTTGTGTAGTGAGTTATGTGCAGAAATCCTGTGTGGACAGTTAGGGGCCTTGATGTCCTTACTTATACCCTGCTACTCTTGTCACCAAGCTGTGGAGGCTTAAATCAAATTCCCTGATCTAAGATTCAGACACTtccttagattttaaaaattttttatttctgtcatgtttatgtatataaaagtctgagtataggtgtgtgtgtgtgtgtgtgtgtgtgtgtgtgtgtgtgtgtgtgtgtaaaagtgtctataagatttgaaaacaaacaTATGACTAAGATTGCCCACATATGTTGTTCAGAAGTAATGGgacttataatttaattttatcactATATTAGAAGGTATAAGCCAAAATCTCTCTCAGCTAAAGGAAGCTCAAGAAAATCAATCATGGAGCTAGGATGTCCAAGAGAAAGCATAATGAATATTTATGGTAGAGAAAAtttcaagaagaaattaaatactAAGAATGTGGATACTAGCTAGAAGTTGAGATTTGCTTACTGCTGTACTTTATTTACTCTTATTTGTCCCTTTTTAGGAACAGGCCATGTTACTAAAGGAAGGATTCCAAAATGAGAGCAgaaaatttcagagagaaatagagaatctCAAGAAGACCATGGCAGGACTCCAGAACTCTTGTATATTAATCTAAAGACCTAAGGCAAAGAGCTTCTCTGGTCACTCTACCCAAGGCATAACTCAAGCAGTTTTAGAATCTGGAAAAATGTTACAACTTGAGAAAAACTGACCTTCTTTaagctgataaaagaaatctacaAAAAACCCTTCGCCTAACATACTTAATGATAAAAAATGGAATGCATTTCCCCTAACACAGGAATAAAGCAAGGATGTGCAGTCTCCCCACTcctgttaaaaagaaagaagtaagaaagaaagaaagaaagaaagaaagaaagaaagaaagaaagaaagaaagaaagaaagaaaggagagaaagaaagaaaactgcctTTATTCTCACACACTATGATTATCCACACAGAAAAATCCCAGGGAATctgcaacaaaagcaaaaaacagcaacaacaaaaactcttGGGATAAATACGTGAGTTTAACAAGGTTGTAAGATTCAAGGTCAATTCACAAAAATCCACTTTCaactgtatttttatataaaagcaaTGGACTATTGGAAAccaaaaattacaaaacaatacCACTTACAatagctgggtttttttttaaaaaatggaatacttCTGTAGAAATATAACTAAACATGCACACAATCTTCTATGCTGAAAAACATTCTAAGACCAAGAGATTATGGGATCGATCATGTTGTATGAATTTTCTTAGATTCCAATTCCCTTGTTGTTTTAGTGATGTTCCTTTTACACATTGTGGAGAAGAAGGTTCAAGACCCTTATTATTAGAGCTATCCCTGACAAAACCATATGCCTAGTATTTGTTACATTTCCCTGAGCACTAAAGATATGTCAATTGTGGGGGGCAGAGGTGgtatggagggggtcaatgggaaaaaaagggggctAGCTGTAatactattctatataataaaagc is drawn from Myotis daubentonii chromosome 3, mMyoDau2.1, whole genome shotgun sequence and contains these coding sequences:
- the LOC132230852 gene encoding guanylate-binding protein 1-like, whose amino-acid sequence is MASDIHMPGPVCLIENTNTQLVVNPEALKILSAITQPVVVVAIVGLYRTGKSYLMNKLAGQQKGFSMGSTVQSHTKGIWMWCVCHPKKPNYTLVLLDTEGLGDVEKGDNQNDSWIFALAILLSSTFVYNSMGTINQQAMDQLHYVTELTEKIRAKSSLDANEVEDSADFVSFFPDFVWTLRDFSLELEADGQPISADEYLHNSLKLRKGTSPKDKNFNQPRLCIRKFFPKKKCFIFHQPTHWKKLRQLETMHDDELDPEFVKEAADFCSYIFSKSKVKTLSGGIQINGPRLETLVLSYVDAISSGDLPCMENAVLALAKIENSAAIKKAMAHYDQQMAEKVHLPTETLQELLDLHMAGEKEAIEVFIKNSFKDVNHLFQNELAAQLARKRDDFCKENMKASSDRCSALLKDIFHSLEEDIEQGVYSKPGGYHLLMQTMHELKKKYLQEPRKGIQSEEVLQTYLRSKESVTDAILQTDQTLTEKEKEIEVQRVKAESAGAAAKMLEEMQKKNQQMMEEKERSYQEHVKQLTEKVEKEKAQLMAEHERALSLKLQEQAMLLKEGFQNESRKFQREIENLKKTMAGLQNSCILI